Proteins encoded by one window of Amaranthus tricolor cultivar Red isolate AtriRed21 chromosome 4, ASM2621246v1, whole genome shotgun sequence:
- the LOC130809619 gene encoding dynamin-related protein 5A produces MENLISLVNKIQRACTALGDHGDESALPTLWDSLPSIAVVGGQSSGKSSVLESIVGKDFLPRGSGIVTRRPLVLQLHRVEENREWAEFMHLPRKRFTDFAAVRKEIQDETDRETGRTRGISSVPIHLSIYSPSVVNLTLIDLPGLTKVAVEGQHEGIVQEIENMVRSYIEKPNCIILAISPANQDLATSDAIKISREVDPKGERTFGVLTKVDLMDKGTDAVDILEGRSYKLQYPWVGVVNRSQADINKNVDMHIARRKEREFWTNSPEYKHMANRMGSEFLAKMMSKHLENVIKSRIPGLQSLISKTIVELESELSRLGKPVATDAGGKLYMIMEICRGFDQNFKEHLDGVRPGGDKIYTVFDNQLPAALKRLQFDKQLSMENVRKLITEADGYQPHLIAPEQGYRRLIESCLGSIKGPAEAAVDAVHAILKDLVHKAINETSELRQYPSLRVEVSNAAVEALERARDESKKATLQLVDMECGYLTVEFFRKLPQDVEKGGNPTLSIFDRYNDSYLRRIGTTVLSYVNLVCGSLRNSIPKSIVYCQVREAKRSLLDHFFTELGAKEAKVLGKMLDEDPAIMQRRTNLAKRLELYRTAQSEIDALTWGK; encoded by the exons ATGGAGAACTTGATTTCTTTGGTTAATAAGATTCAAAGAGCTTGTACTGCTCTTGGAGATCATGGCGATGAAAGTGCTCTTCCTACTCTCTGGGATTCTCTCCCATCGATTGCTGTTGTCGGTGGTCAG AGTTCAGGAAAGTCTTCAGTTTTGGAGAGCATTGTCGGCAAGGACTTTTTGCCTCGTGGATCTG GTATTGTTACAAGGCGTCCACTGGTTTTACAGCTACACAGGGTTGAAGAAAATAGAGAATGGGCAGAATTTATGCACCTTCCTAGAAAACGATTCACAGACTTTG CTGCTGTGAGAAAGGAGATACAAGACGAAACTGATAGAGAGACAGGACGCACTAGAGGAATCTCTAGTGTTCCAATTCATCTTAGTATATACTCACCTAGTG TGGTTAATCTTACACTGATTGATCTTCCCGGGCTTACCAAAGTGGCAGTTG AGGGTCAACATGAAGGCATTGTACAAGAGATTGAAAATATGGTTCGCTCCTATATTGAGAAG CCCAACTGTATAATTTTGGCTATTTCTCCTGCTAATCAGGATCTGGCCACGTCCGATGCAATTAAAATTTCTCGTGAAGTGGACCCTAAAG GTGAGAGAACATTTGGAGTTTTAACAAAGGTTGATCTTATGGACAAAGGAACGGATGCTGTTGAT ATTTTGGAAGGTCGCTCGTACAAACTGCAGTATCCTTGGGTTGGTGTTGTAAATCGTTCACAAGCTGATATCAATAAAAATGTTGATATGCATATTGCTCGCCGCAAAGAGCGAGAATTTTGGACCAATAGTCCTGAATATAAGCATATGGCCAACAGAATGGGTTCAGAGTTCTTAGCTAAGATGATGTCAAAG CATTTAGAGAATGTCATCAAATCCCGGATTCCTGGTCTTCAATCTCTTATCAGCAAAACCATTGTTGAATTAGAATCAGAGTTGAGCCGTCTTGGCAAACCTGTTGCAACTGATGCTGGA GGCAAGTTATACATGATCATGGAAATTTGCAGGGGATTCGATCAGAATTTCAAAGAACATCTTGATGGAGT ACGCCCAGGTGGTGACAAAATTTACACGGTCTTTGATAATCAGCTTCCTGCTGCTTTGAAAAGGTTGCAGTTTGATAAGCAGCTTTCTATGGAAAATGTGAGGAAGTTAATTACGGAAGCTGATGGGTATCAACCTCATCTTATTGCTCCGGAACAAGGATATCGGCGACTGATTGAATCTTGTTTGGGTTCAATTAAAGGTCCTGCTGAGGCTGCAGTTGATGCG GTTCATGCAATATTGAAGGATCTTGTTCACAAAGCTATCAATGAAACTTCG GAACTAAGACAATACCCCTCTCTTCGTGTAGAAGTCTCTAATGCTGCTGTTGAGGCATTAGAGAGGGCAAGAGATGAAAGCAAGAAAGCGACATTACAGCTTGTTGATATGGAGTGTGGTTACCTCACAGTTGAGTTTTTCCGTAAGCTTCCACAAGATGTCGAGAAAGGTGGAAACCCAACGCTTTCAATATTTGACCGTTACAATGATTCATATCTTCGTCGAATTG GAACAACTGTCCTGTCATATGTGAACTTAGTTTGTGGGTCTCTAAGAAATTCGATTCCAAAATCCATTGTTTATTGTCAAGTACGTGAGGCAAAGCGCAGCTTGCTCGATCACTTCTTTACGGAACTGGGTGCAAAAGAG GCAAAAGTGTTGGGTAAGATGTTGGACGAGGATCCCGCAATCATGCAGAGGCGTACAAACCTAGCGAAAAGGTTGGAGTTGTATAGAACTGCCCAGTCCGAGATTGATGCACTTACCTGGGGCAAGTGA